In Natronococcus occultus SP4, the following proteins share a genomic window:
- a CDS encoding DUF7559 family protein yields MPPTEEIVCTAEDCFLDLFENHYTYDVPEEFDVSELSCPVCGGTDCLRPVEL; encoded by the coding sequence ATGCCACCGACCGAGGAGATCGTCTGCACCGCCGAGGACTGCTTTCTCGACCTCTTCGAGAACCACTACACCTACGACGTTCCCGAGGAGTTCGACGTCTCGGAGCTCTCCTGTCCCGTCTGTGGGGGGACCGACTGTCTGCGGCCCGTCGAGCTCTGA
- a CDS encoding NAD(P)/FAD-dependent oxidoreductase, translating to MSGEPELAVGADAFTERGRDLEVAVVGGGAIGATAAYDLAREGADVTLYDRGTIAAGSSGRAAGVCYDAFADPLDAEIGSDAIERFRSLSGDDTFPFVECPYVWLAREGDERNAEALRDQITRMQENGTIALEVDGDELAERFRAFRTDDVAVAGIAGAAGYTDPAEYTACLAAAADGAGATLRPETPVRVRTDPTRVVRDADGASREFDRVLVAAGAHTKRLLADAGVAIAMKPYRVQALVADCELAEPMCYDATAEFYLRPHADGVLAGDGTEYVEADPDAYDRDASPGFATDLLERVDHRVSGIHLEDDDLVRAWAGLCTATPDRDPLVGELEDGLYVATGFQGHGFMRAPAIGERVADQVLGGDGIDAFDPTRFDGDEAFSVAEGMSLREN from the coding sequence ATGAGCGGAGAGCCCGAGCTCGCGGTCGGTGCGGACGCCTTCACCGAGCGCGGTCGGGACCTCGAGGTGGCCGTCGTTGGCGGGGGCGCGATCGGGGCGACCGCGGCCTACGACCTGGCCCGGGAGGGGGCCGACGTGACGCTGTACGACCGCGGGACGATCGCGGCCGGCTCGAGCGGTCGCGCGGCGGGGGTCTGTTACGACGCCTTCGCCGACCCGCTTGACGCCGAGATCGGCAGTGACGCGATCGAGCGCTTTCGCTCGCTGTCGGGCGACGACACGTTCCCGTTCGTCGAGTGTCCCTACGTCTGGCTCGCTCGGGAGGGCGACGAACGAAACGCCGAGGCACTTCGCGACCAGATCACGCGAATGCAGGAAAACGGGACGATCGCGCTCGAGGTCGACGGCGACGAACTGGCCGAGCGGTTTCGGGCGTTTCGAACCGACGATGTCGCTGTCGCGGGGATCGCCGGCGCCGCGGGCTACACCGACCCGGCCGAGTATACGGCCTGTCTCGCAGCCGCTGCCGACGGCGCCGGCGCGACGTTGCGCCCGGAGACGCCCGTTCGGGTTCGGACCGATCCCACACGGGTCGTCCGTGACGCCGACGGCGCCAGCCGCGAGTTCGACCGCGTCCTCGTCGCCGCGGGCGCCCACACGAAACGGCTGCTCGCGGACGCGGGAGTTGCGATCGCGATGAAACCCTACCGCGTCCAGGCGCTGGTCGCCGACTGCGAGCTCGCCGAGCCGATGTGTTACGACGCGACCGCGGAGTTCTATCTGCGGCCGCACGCCGACGGCGTGCTGGCGGGCGACGGCACCGAGTACGTCGAGGCCGACCCCGACGCGTACGACCGCGACGCCTCGCCGGGGTTCGCGACGGACTTACTCGAGCGCGTCGACCACCGAGTTTCGGGAATCCACCTCGAGGACGACGACCTCGTTCGCGCCTGGGCGGGGCTGTGTACGGCGACGCCGGACCGGGACCCGCTGGTCGGCGAACTCGAGGACGGGCTCTACGTCGCCACCGGGTTCCAGGGCCACGGGTTCATGCGCGCGCCCGCGATCGGCGAGCGCGTTGCCGACCAGGTGCTTGGCGGCGACGGGATCGACGCGTTCGATCCGACGCGGTTCGACGGGGACGAGGCGTTTTCCGTCGCCGAGGGAATGTCGCTTCGGGAGAACTAG
- a CDS encoding Hsp20/alpha crystallin family protein — protein MSLSDFAGAVSAALYRQIGRANGRMQRHRPLAVDVLEDETSYLVVFDAPGAGPDDVQVRYLEGTVKVQLDRFRQFHDGYEMRFPGRGMELEGEAELPGDALVEPDAGMATLTESGALQIEIPKRSAVDDVDIEDTTESGTDGIAIDD, from the coding sequence ATGAGCCTCTCGGATTTCGCGGGTGCGGTGAGCGCGGCCCTCTACCGACAGATCGGACGCGCCAACGGACGCATGCAGCGCCACCGCCCGCTCGCGGTCGACGTCCTCGAGGACGAGACCAGCTACCTCGTCGTCTTCGACGCGCCGGGGGCCGGCCCCGACGACGTCCAGGTCCGCTACCTCGAGGGAACCGTCAAGGTACAGCTCGACCGGTTCCGGCAGTTCCACGACGGCTACGAGATGCGGTTTCCAGGCCGCGGGATGGAACTGGAGGGCGAGGCCGAGCTCCCGGGTGACGCGCTCGTCGAGCCCGACGCGGGAATGGCAACTCTCACCGAGTCGGGCGCCCTGCAAATCGAGATTCCGAAGCGATCAGCCGTCGACGACGTCGATATCGAGGACACGACCGAATCCGGAACCGACGGGATCGCGATCGACGACTAG
- a CDS encoding DUF7388 family protein produces the protein MLTTSTVARAGLDAIALKPTECEVSAAESIPAETLAIDYEGRDHVPAPHVLESLSADADVLVTTPVRADGFDPLGDDSLLAELPASVSRVLVAGHPAYLTDEERERAVAPRLGAALEDDPDAWVGTESVERIAMATGATQYDLLSRSTPHELRALRAAGFEGELAVYAPAVFAEDDDAVLDAVGDYVARRRPVARALPEDAATDASATGRAREVLLKAVDDYALVGTEREVNEQTDALREAGATTVVGYPARGIDRVLE, from the coding sequence ATGCTAACCACGAGCACCGTCGCCCGCGCCGGACTGGACGCCATCGCACTGAAACCCACCGAATGTGAGGTCTCGGCAGCCGAATCGATCCCCGCCGAGACGCTCGCGATCGACTACGAGGGTCGGGACCACGTCCCGGCGCCCCACGTCCTCGAGTCGCTGTCGGCCGACGCCGACGTCCTCGTGACGACCCCGGTCCGGGCCGACGGCTTCGATCCGCTCGGCGACGACTCACTGCTTGCCGAACTCCCCGCGAGCGTGAGCCGCGTGCTAGTCGCCGGCCACCCCGCCTACCTCACCGACGAGGAACGCGAGCGAGCGGTCGCGCCCCGGCTGGGCGCCGCCCTCGAGGACGACCCCGACGCCTGGGTCGGCACCGAAAGCGTCGAACGGATCGCGATGGCCACCGGAGCGACCCAGTACGACCTGCTCTCGCGGTCCACCCCCCACGAGCTGCGCGCGCTTCGGGCGGCCGGCTTCGAGGGCGAGCTCGCGGTCTACGCACCCGCGGTGTTCGCCGAGGACGACGACGCCGTCCTCGACGCCGTCGGCGACTACGTCGCCCGGCGACGCCCCGTCGCCCGCGCGCTCCCCGAGGACGCCGCCACCGACGCGAGCGCTACCGGGCGCGCACGCGAGGTACTGCTCAAGGCCGTCGACGACTACGCGCTGGTCGGCACCGAACGAGAGGTCAACGAGCAGACCGACGCCCTGCGGGAGGCCGGCGCGACGACCGTCGTCGGCTACCCCGCGCGAGGGATCGATCGCGTCCTCGAGTAA
- a CDS encoding creatininase family protein → MTLLAERTTTAAAEDVDAADVAVLPVGSTEQHGPALPLGMDHMAAEGFAHTATDREDAVVLPTLPVGVSEHHRQFDGTLYVGPETFEDYVRETISSLAAHGVRKVVVVNGHGGNSEALRRAARRLREERTAFAPPWNWWDAVDELADELFDEDGGHADAAESSLLWHLREDLVRPDALEAAEAGASERWGESIHGAVLGFDTIDFSESGAVGRPTQADPEKGRQLFETGRDRLHALLDWLAERPLEACWPRDGR, encoded by the coding sequence ATGACATTGCTCGCCGAACGGACGACGACGGCGGCCGCCGAGGACGTCGACGCGGCCGACGTCGCCGTCCTTCCCGTCGGAAGCACCGAACAGCACGGCCCCGCGCTCCCGCTGGGGATGGACCACATGGCAGCCGAAGGTTTCGCTCACACGGCGACCGACCGCGAGGACGCGGTCGTCCTCCCGACGCTGCCGGTCGGCGTCAGCGAACACCACCGCCAGTTCGACGGGACGCTGTACGTCGGCCCGGAGACCTTCGAGGACTACGTCCGAGAGACGATCTCGAGCCTCGCCGCCCACGGCGTCCGGAAGGTCGTCGTAGTCAACGGCCACGGCGGCAACTCGGAGGCGCTCCGCCGGGCCGCCCGTCGGCTGCGCGAGGAGCGAACGGCGTTCGCCCCGCCCTGGAACTGGTGGGACGCCGTCGACGAGCTCGCCGACGAGCTGTTCGACGAGGACGGCGGCCACGCCGACGCGGCGGAGTCGAGCCTGCTGTGGCACCTCCGCGAGGACCTCGTGCGACCCGACGCGCTCGAGGCCGCCGAGGCCGGCGCGAGCGAGCGCTGGGGCGAGTCGATCCACGGCGCCGTCCTCGGGTTCGACACGATCGACTTCTCCGAGAGCGGCGCGGTCGGGCGACCGACCCAGGCCGATCCCGAGAAGGGGCGGCAGCTGTTCGAGACCGGGCGGGATCGGCTCCACGCGCTGCTCGATTGGCTCGCCGAGCGCCCGCTCGAGGCCTGCTGGCCTCGTGATGGCCGATGA